A genomic window from Salvia miltiorrhiza cultivar Shanhuang (shh) chromosome 5, IMPLAD_Smil_shh, whole genome shotgun sequence includes:
- the LOC131025166 gene encoding eukaryotic translation initiation factor 5A-2-like, translating into MSDEEHQFESKADAGASKTYPQQAGTIRKNGYIVIKGRPCKVVEVSTSKTGKHGHAKCHFVAIDIFTSKKLEDIVPSSHNCDVPHVNRTDYQLIDISEDGFVSLLTDNGNTKDDLRLPTDDSLLTQIKDGFAEGKDLVVSVMSAMGEEQICALKDIGPK; encoded by the exons ATGTCTGACGAAGAGCACCAATTCGAATCCAAGGCCGACGCCGGAGCTTCCAAAACCTATCCCCAGCAGGCCGGGACTATCCGCAAGAACGGATACATTGTCATCAAAGGCCGCCCCTGCAAG GTTGTTGAAGTCTCAACTTCCAAAACTGGAAAGCACGGACATGCGAAATGTCACTTCGTTGCGATTGACATTTTTACTTCAAAGAAATTGGAAGATATTGTTCCATCTTCCCACAATTGTGAT GTTCCACACGTGAACCGTACTGATTACCAGCTCATCGACATTTCTGAAGATGGATTT gTGAGTCTGTTGACTGACAATGGCAACACTAAGGATGACCTCAGGCTTCCAACTGATGATTCTCTTCTTACTCAG ATCAAGGATGGATTTGCTGAGGGTAAGGACCTTGTTGTGAGTGTTATGTCGGCCATGGGAGAGGAGCAGATTTGTGCTCTCAAGGACATTGGTCCCAAGTAG
- the LOC131025167 gene encoding probable WRKY transcription factor 4 isoform X2, with protein sequence MAGNKPPPSSSSSKPPPSITLPPRTSIESLFTGGAGASPGPMSLVSSFFAENDPDNDCRSFSQLLAGAVQSPADEFRFQQNRPAVLAVSHPPGAGTFTVPPGLSPATLLDSPDLFSSSQGHFGLSHHQILAQISGQAQAQAQAQMQFQYSSFPSAPASSISHMQPIPSNASFQQHIPPPLPDTKNIKESSDFSQSDQKFQPANFAVDKPTDDGYNWRKYGQKQVKGSEFPRSYYKCTHPSCPVKKKVERSLDGQITEIIYKGQHNHPQPSKRPKDSGGSNGTMNPQRSSEFGGDRLSKPEEGGAKDQGSSQLTPEQVSGSSDSEEVAGGETRVDDGHEDEPESKRRIVEVQNPEQASSSHRTVTEPRIIVQTTSEVDLLDDGYRWRKYGQKVVKGNPYPRSYYKCTTAGCNVRKHVERAASDPKAVITTYEGKHNHDVPAAKNSSHGNANAATQFRPQNPVANRPAASRGIEYGNEQQSVALLRFKEEQIT encoded by the exons ATGGCTGGGAACAAGCCACCGCCATCGTCGTCGTCGTCCAAACCTCCGCCGTCGATCACTCTGCCGCCGCGAACTTCAATCGAGAGCCTCTTCACCGGCGGGGCGGGCGCCAGCCCGGGGCCGATGAGCTTGGTCTCCAGCTTCTTCGCCGAGAACGACCCCGACAATGACTGCCGCTCCTTCTCTCAGCTCCTCGCCGGCGCCGTGCAGTCTCCGGCGGACGAGTTTAGGTTCCAGCAGAACAGGCCGGCCGTTCTGGCCGTGTCGCATCCGCCGGGGGCGGGAACGTTCACTGTGCCGCCGGGATTGAGTCCGGCGACCTTGCTCGATTCGCCGGATTTGTTTTCGTCGTCGCAG GGCCATTTTGGGTTGTCGCATCATCAAATCCTAGCCCAGATTAGTGGTCAGGCTCAAGCTCAAGCTCAAGCTCAAATGCAATTTCAATACTCATCTTTCCCATCTGCTCCTGCCTCATCCATATCACACATGCAACCTATTCCTTCCAACGCATCGTTTCAGCAGCATATACCTCCACCTTTGCCTGACACAAAGAATATCAAAGAGTCGTCTGATTTTTCTCAATCGGATCAGAAATTTCAACCTGCTAACTTTGCTGTTGATAAGCCAACTGATGATGGGTACAATTGGCGGAAATATGGGCAGAAGCAGGTGAAGGGAAGTGAATTCCCTAGAAGCTACTATAAATGCACTCATCCAAGCTGTCCGGtaaaaaagaaagtggaacGCTCTCTCGATGGTCAAATAACCGAAATCATATACAAAGGTCAACACAACCATCCCCAACCCAGTAAGCGCCCCAAAGACAGTGGAGGCTCAAACGGAACAATGAATCCTCAGAGAAGCTCTGAGTTTGGCGGTGACAGGCTGAGCAAGCCCGAGGAAGGGGGAGCTAAAGATCAAGGGTCGAGCCAGCTTACTCCTGAACAAGTATCTGGATCAAGTGACAGCGAGGAGGTGGCTGGTGGCGAAACTAGAGTTGATGACGGACATGAGGATGAACCCGAATCGAAAAGAAG GATTGTTGAGGTCCAGAATCCCGAGCAAGCATCTTCTTCCCATCGAACAGTTACTGAGCCTAGGATCATTGTCCAGACGACTAGTGAAGTTGACCTCTTAGACGACGGTTATAGGTGGCGAAAATATGGGCAGAAGGTTGTTAAAGGGAACCCTTACCCAAG AAGCTACTACAAGTGCACGACTGCTGGGTGTAATGTCCGTAAGCATGTAGAGCGGGCTGCAAGTGACCCGAAAGCAGTAATAACTACGTACGAGGGGAAGCATAACCACGACGTACCAGCTGCTAAGAACAGCAGCCACGGAAATGCCAATGCTGCCACACAGTTCAGACCTCAGAACCCCGTGGCCAACAGACCAGCAGCGAGTAGAGGAATCGAATATGGAAACGAGCAGCAATCTGTCGCCCTTCTCCGGTTCAAGGAAGAACAGATAACTTAA
- the LOC131025169 gene encoding uncharacterized protein LOC131025169 isoform X1 translates to MLSVLPVIWYRADMDTGLSEEVKTLEEFVEGRLKPNLVRAIAERDKVFERQKIFSDLRKNIENLEKNTVTCMRTLVNIGTEIYTEAEAPDTQHIFVEVGHGFYVEFTWSEALSYIAEREKLLSRQIEEYTSKIGAIKVQIKVALEAVRKLLKIPDAEL, encoded by the exons ATGCTGAGTGTATTGCCTGTGATTTGGTATAGGGCTGACATGGATACTGGATTATCAGAGGAAGTCAAAACGCTTGAGGAATTTGTTGAAGGGCGCTTGAAACCTAATCTTGTGCGTGCTATTGCTGAACG GGACAAGGTCTTTGAGCGGCAGAAGATTTT CTCTGACCTTAGAAAAAACATTGAAAACCTGGAGAAGAATACCGTGACCTGTATGAGGACGCTCGTCAACATTGGCACTGAAATCTATACGGAAGCTGAAGC GCCAGATACCCAGCATATATTCGTTGAAGTAGGACATGGATTTTATGTGGAGTTTACTTGGTCTGAAGCTCTGAGTTATATTGCTGAAAGGGAAAAACTATTATCCAG GCAAATAGAGGAGTACACCAGCAAAATTGGAGCTATCAAAGTTCAAATTAAAGTG GCATTGGAAGCAGTAAGGAAATTACTCAAGATACCAGATGCTGAGCTATAA
- the LOC131025168 gene encoding uncharacterized protein LOC131025168 encodes MSAHSLNLCGVLSETKRIINAHSRHFLALSVLFLLPLSFSLVVYPSLSHSPSPLSHYHRSLFFFSSPDLPPIARSHFILATAYALFVAFLSLCATASITHSTFHGFYGRPVKFVSSIKYVLISFLPLIGTLIISKFIMGLIAFGFGGFTMMVYNALALIGVEIDYTNLYFLGFVALITALLLGVLIYLQVEWCLSFVIVVVESKWGFAALRRSASLVRGMRGVALCLILLFESLLGLLGLLCSTVVPSAGGLSSRDWISWAFVFQAVVYTGFMTILMLYSVAATAVLYMYCKALQGELAFEIAEEFAQEYIRLPFDDGKLSHVVYVV; translated from the coding sequence ATGTCAGCACACAGCCTAAACCTCTGCGGAGTGCTCTCCGAGACCAAGCGCATAATCAATGCTCACTCCCGCCATTTCTTGGCGCTCTCAGTTCTCTTCCTCCTCcccctctccttctctctcgtCGTCTACCCTTCCCTCTCTCACTCCCCTTCGCCCCTCTCCCACTACCACCgctccctcttcttcttctcctcgcCGGACCTCCCACCCATCGCCAGATCCCACTTCATCCTCGCAACTGCCTACGCCCTCTTCGTCGCCTTCTTATCCCTCTGCGCCACCGCCTCAATCACCCACAGCACCTTCCACGGCTTCTACGGCAGGCCGGTGAAGTTTGTTTCCTCAATTAAGTATGTGCTCATATCGTTTCTACCCCTAATTGGAACCCTAATTATCAGCAAGTTCATTATGGGGTTAATTGCTTTCGGATTTGGGGGTTTTACCATGATGGTGTATAATGCCCTAGCCCTAATTGGGGTTGAAATCGACTATACCAATTTGTATTTCTTGGGATTTGTTGCCTTGATCACTGCTCTGCTCTTGGGGGTGCTGATTTACCTGCAAGTGGAGTGGTGCCTGTCGTTCGTGATCGTCGTTGTGGAGTCGAAATGGGGGTTTGCGGCGCTGAGGAGGAGCGCGAGCTTGGTGAGAGGGATGAGAGGCGTGGCGCTTTGCTTGATTCTGTTGTTTGAATCGCTGCTTGGCTTACTGGGCTTGCTGTGCTCGACGGTGGTGCCCAGCGCGGGCGGATTGAGCAGCAGGGACTGGATTAGCTGGGCATTCGTGTTTCAGGCCGTCGTCTACACGGGGTTTATGACGATTCTGATGCTCTACAGTGTGGCGGCTACTGCTGTGCTGTATATGTATTGCAAGGCTTTGCAGGGGGAGCTTGCCTTTGAGATTGCGGAGGAGTTCGCGCAGGAGTATATCCGGCTGCCTTTCGATGATGGGAAGCTTTCCCACGTTGTCTACGTCGTGTAG
- the LOC131025169 gene encoding uncharacterized protein LOC131025169 isoform X2 — translation MDTGLSEEVKTLEEFVEGRLKPNLVRAIAERDKVFERQKIFSDLRKNIENLEKNTVTCMRTLVNIGTEIYTEAEAPDTQHIFVEVGHGFYVEFTWSEALSYIAEREKLLSRQIEEYTSKIGAIKVQIKVALEAVRKLLKIPDAEL, via the exons ATGGATACTGGATTATCAGAGGAAGTCAAAACGCTTGAGGAATTTGTTGAAGGGCGCTTGAAACCTAATCTTGTGCGTGCTATTGCTGAACG GGACAAGGTCTTTGAGCGGCAGAAGATTTT CTCTGACCTTAGAAAAAACATTGAAAACCTGGAGAAGAATACCGTGACCTGTATGAGGACGCTCGTCAACATTGGCACTGAAATCTATACGGAAGCTGAAGC GCCAGATACCCAGCATATATTCGTTGAAGTAGGACATGGATTTTATGTGGAGTTTACTTGGTCTGAAGCTCTGAGTTATATTGCTGAAAGGGAAAAACTATTATCCAG GCAAATAGAGGAGTACACCAGCAAAATTGGAGCTATCAAAGTTCAAATTAAAGTG GCATTGGAAGCAGTAAGGAAATTACTCAAGATACCAGATGCTGAGCTATAA
- the LOC131025167 gene encoding probable WRKY transcription factor 4 isoform X1 translates to MAGNKPPPSSSSSKPPPSITLPPRTSIESLFTGGAGASPGPMSLVSSFFAENDPDNDCRSFSQLLAGAVQSPADEFRFQQNRPAVLAVSHPPGAGTFTVPPGLSPATLLDSPDLFSSSQGHFGLSHHQILAQISGQAQAQAQAQMQFQYSSFPSAPASSISHMQPIPSNASFQQHIPPPLPDTKNIKESSDFSQSDQKFQPANFAVDKPTDDGYNWRKYGQKQVKGSEFPRSYYKCTHPSCPVKKKVERSLDGQITEIIYKGQHNHPQPSKRPKDSGGSNGTMNPQRSSEFGGDRLSKPEEGGAKDQGSSQLTPEQVSGSSDSEEVAGGETRVDDGHEDEPESKRSRIVEVQNPEQASSSHRTVTEPRIIVQTTSEVDLLDDGYRWRKYGQKVVKGNPYPRSYYKCTTAGCNVRKHVERAASDPKAVITTYEGKHNHDVPAAKNSSHGNANAATQFRPQNPVANRPAASRGIEYGNEQQSVALLRFKEEQIT, encoded by the exons ATGGCTGGGAACAAGCCACCGCCATCGTCGTCGTCGTCCAAACCTCCGCCGTCGATCACTCTGCCGCCGCGAACTTCAATCGAGAGCCTCTTCACCGGCGGGGCGGGCGCCAGCCCGGGGCCGATGAGCTTGGTCTCCAGCTTCTTCGCCGAGAACGACCCCGACAATGACTGCCGCTCCTTCTCTCAGCTCCTCGCCGGCGCCGTGCAGTCTCCGGCGGACGAGTTTAGGTTCCAGCAGAACAGGCCGGCCGTTCTGGCCGTGTCGCATCCGCCGGGGGCGGGAACGTTCACTGTGCCGCCGGGATTGAGTCCGGCGACCTTGCTCGATTCGCCGGATTTGTTTTCGTCGTCGCAG GGCCATTTTGGGTTGTCGCATCATCAAATCCTAGCCCAGATTAGTGGTCAGGCTCAAGCTCAAGCTCAAGCTCAAATGCAATTTCAATACTCATCTTTCCCATCTGCTCCTGCCTCATCCATATCACACATGCAACCTATTCCTTCCAACGCATCGTTTCAGCAGCATATACCTCCACCTTTGCCTGACACAAAGAATATCAAAGAGTCGTCTGATTTTTCTCAATCGGATCAGAAATTTCAACCTGCTAACTTTGCTGTTGATAAGCCAACTGATGATGGGTACAATTGGCGGAAATATGGGCAGAAGCAGGTGAAGGGAAGTGAATTCCCTAGAAGCTACTATAAATGCACTCATCCAAGCTGTCCGGtaaaaaagaaagtggaacGCTCTCTCGATGGTCAAATAACCGAAATCATATACAAAGGTCAACACAACCATCCCCAACCCAGTAAGCGCCCCAAAGACAGTGGAGGCTCAAACGGAACAATGAATCCTCAGAGAAGCTCTGAGTTTGGCGGTGACAGGCTGAGCAAGCCCGAGGAAGGGGGAGCTAAAGATCAAGGGTCGAGCCAGCTTACTCCTGAACAAGTATCTGGATCAAGTGACAGCGAGGAGGTGGCTGGTGGCGAAACTAGAGTTGATGACGGACATGAGGATGAACCCGAATCGAAAAGAAG CAGGATTGTTGAGGTCCAGAATCCCGAGCAAGCATCTTCTTCCCATCGAACAGTTACTGAGCCTAGGATCATTGTCCAGACGACTAGTGAAGTTGACCTCTTAGACGACGGTTATAGGTGGCGAAAATATGGGCAGAAGGTTGTTAAAGGGAACCCTTACCCAAG AAGCTACTACAAGTGCACGACTGCTGGGTGTAATGTCCGTAAGCATGTAGAGCGGGCTGCAAGTGACCCGAAAGCAGTAATAACTACGTACGAGGGGAAGCATAACCACGACGTACCAGCTGCTAAGAACAGCAGCCACGGAAATGCCAATGCTGCCACACAGTTCAGACCTCAGAACCCCGTGGCCAACAGACCAGCAGCGAGTAGAGGAATCGAATATGGAAACGAGCAGCAATCTGTCGCCCTTCTCCGGTTCAAGGAAGAACAGATAACTTAA